A section of the Oryza sativa Japonica Group chromosome 1, ASM3414082v1 genome encodes:
- the LOC9267711 gene encoding casein kinase 1-like protein 2, whose protein sequence is MEPRVGNKFRLGRKIGSGSFGEIYLGTNIQTNEEVAIKLENVKTKHPQLLYESKIYRILQGGTGIPNVRWFGVEGDYNVLVMDLLGPSLEDLFNFCSRKLSLKTVLMLADQMINRVEFVHSKSFLHRDIKPDNFLMGLGRRANQVYIIDFGLAKKYRDTSTHQHIPYRENKNLTGTARYASVNTHLGIEQSRRDDLESLGYVLMYFLRGSLPWQGLKAGTKKQKYEKISEKKVATSIEALCRGYPTEFASYFHYCRSLRFDDKPDYSYLKRLFRDLFIREGFQFDYVFDWTILKYQQSQIASAPPRAVGHGAGPSGLAPPALQNDRQSGVDEGRTSGWSSMDRRRAPPPIASVGTLAKQKAPVGNDASFSKEPVISASNFLGRSSGSSRRPAVSSSRDVMPIDTSEPSRTRATDASPGAFRRTSGPQKSSPVNSAEPKHSSSARHSSNVKNYESALKGIEGLNFDGDERVQY, encoded by the exons ATGGAGCCACGGGTTGGGAACAAGTTCCGGCTCGGTCGCAAGATCGGGAGCGGCTCCTTCGGGGAGATCTATCTCG GAACTAATATCCAGACGAACGAGGAGGTCGCGATTAAGCTG GAAAACGTGAAGACAAAGCATCCCCAGTTGCTCTACGAGTCTAAGATTTACAGGATTTTGCAAGGAGGAA CCGGAATTCCAAATGTCAGATGGTTTGGTGTAGAAGGAGACTACAATGTCTTGGTTATGGATTTGCTGGGTCCAAGCCTTGAGGACCTATTTAATTTTTGCAGcagaaaattatctcttaagaCTGTACTTATGCTCGCTGATCAGATG ATAAACCGAGTGGAATTTGTCCATTCCAAATCTTTTCTCCATCGAGACATTAAGCCAGACAATTTTCTTATGGGTCTTGGTAGGCGAGCTAATCAG GTCTACATAATAGACTTCGGTCTCGCTAAAAAGTACAGGGATACCTCCACTCATCAGCACATCCCATATAG GGAGAACAAAAACTTGACTGGGACAGCAAGATATGCAAGTGTGAACACCCATCTCGGAATTG AACAAAGCCGAAGAGATGACTTGGAATCTCTTGGATATGTACTTATGTACTTTTTAAGGGGGAG TCTTCCTTGGCAGGGTCTGAAAGCAGGAACAAAGAAACAAAAGTATGAGAAAATCAGTGAGAAAAAAGTTGCAACATCAATTGAG GCTCTATGCCGAGGCTATCCTACTGAGTTTGCATCATATTTCCACTATTGCCGCTCACTGCGGTTTGATGACAAGCCTGATTATTCCTACCTTAAGCGACTTTTCCGTGACCTTTTTATCCGGGAAG GTTTTCAGTTTGACTATGTGTTTGACTGGACAATACTGAAGTACCAGCAATCTCAAATTGCTAGTGCTCCACCCCGTGCAGTG GGCCATGGTGCAGGACCTTCTGGGTTAGCACCACCAGCATTGCAAAACGACAGGCAGTCAG GTGTTGATGAAGGAAGGACTAGTGGTTGGTCATCAATGGATCGGCGCCGTGCCCCACCCCCTATTGCAAGTGTTGGGACTTTGGCTAAACAGAAGGCACCTGTGGGAAATGATGCTTCTTTTTCTAAAGAGCCCGTG ATATCTGCCTCGAATTTTTTGGGACGATCTAGTGGATCTTCAAGGAGGCCTGCTGTTTCAAGTAGCCGAGATGTGATGCCTATTGATACTTCTGAACCATCTCGAACTCGTGCCACTGATGCAAGCCCTGGGGCATTTCGGAGAACCTCTGGTCCCCAGAAAAGCTCACCAGTCAATTCGGCAGAACCAAAGCATTCATCTTCTGCCCGACACTCATCTAACGTTAAGAATTACGAGTCTGCCCTCAAAGGTATTGAAGGTCTTAATTTTGACGGGGATGAGAGGGTTCAGTACTAG
- the LOC4327684 gene encoding probable cytokinin riboside 5'-monophosphate phosphoribohydrolase LOGL1: protein MGDNSAAAAAVAAPRGRFGRICVFCGSNAGNRAVFGDAALQLGQELVSRGIELVYGGGSVGLMGLIAQTVLDGGCGVLGVIPKALMPTEISGASVGEVKIVSDMHERKAEMARQSDAFIALPGGYGTMEELLEMITWSQLGIHDKPVGLLNVDGYYDPLLALFDKGAAEGFIKADCRQIIVSAPTAHELLRKMEQYTRSHQEVAPRTSWEMSELGYGKTPEES, encoded by the exons ATGGGCGACaacagcgccgccgcggcggccgtggccgcGCCGCGCGGCAGGTTCGGCAGGATCTGCGTCTTCTGCGGCAGCAACGCCGGCAACCGCGCGGTGTTCGGCGACGCGGCGCTCCAGCTCGGGCAGGAGCTG GTGTCGAGAGGGATCGAGTTGGTCTACGGTGGCGGCAGCGTCGGGTTGATGGGCTTGATCGCGCAGACGGTTCTTGATGGCGGCTGCGGTGTTCTCGG GGTGATTCCAAAAGCACTCATGCCCACCGAG ATATCAGGTGCAAGTGTTGGAGAAGTGAAAATTGTGTCTGACATGCATGAGAGGAAAGCTGAGATGGCACGCCAATCCGATGCCTTCATCGCTCTTCCTG GAGGGTATGGAACAATGGAGGAGTTGTTAGAGATGATAACTTGGTCACAACTTGGAATTCATGACAAACCA GTTGGGTTGCTGAATGTGGACGGTTACTATGATCCGTTGCTTGCGCTATTTGATAAGGGTGCGGCAGAAGGATTTATTAAGGCCGATTGCAGACAAATAATTGTTTCGGCACCGACTGCGCATGAGCTGCTGAGAAAGATGGAG CAATACACTCGTTCACACCAGGAGGTAGCGCCACGTACAAGCTGGGAGATGTCAGAGCTTGGTTATGGAAAGACACCAGAGGAATCGTAG